The genomic segment GAGGGAGGCGCCAGGGTGAGTGAGGTTTCCTAGGTAGCCCCTACCGCCTGCGGATACCCAGAGCTTCATATTTTAGGTGAACGTTCCTCCGCCCAGAGAGGCGACGGGGCTCTGCTGGAGTTGCACGACAGAACCAGAACCGCAGCCTTTAGGGCTGTGGCAAGCGTGGGTTGTGCCATCTGTAACTAGCTAATCACTGCTGTCTACAGGCCTGTGAGGTGAGGCCAAGACAATCGCTGCGGTCCACTccgtttttgttttgtgtgtgtgcgtggggtgggggttgggttttgtttgttttgagacggagtcttgctctgtcgccaggcgggagtgcactggcgcgatctttgctcactgcaacttctgtctcctgggttcaagcaattcacctccctcagcctccccagtagctgggactacaggcacgtgctaccacgcccagctcattttttgtattttagtagggacggagtttcaccatgttggccaggatggtctctatctcctgacctgtgatccggccgcctcggcctcccaaagtgctggaattacaggcgtgagccactgagcccggccagtCCACTCTGTTCTTaacaagtattttatttctcaggGTGGGCAGCATGTAGAGAAGTGAGTCATTCCAGTCTCTGCCGGTTAGCACCTGCCAGCCTGGGTTGAGTCGACAGGACCATTATGGAGAATGTTCCTTGAGCACAGTATGTGACCAGGATCTGAAGATAAAAAAGACATGATCCTCACCTTCAGGAGCCTCTGCTGCCTAACATGTCAGTGACCAGCCACATGTGCAGCGACAAGTGTCTGGTAGAGGGAACAGTGCTATACAGCACGGAGGATCCCCACACAGGCCCTGGGCAGCAGGTGTCAGGCTCAGCAGGTTCACAAACACCCATCCCCGCCATGGAGTGGAGTGTGCAGAGAGCCAGATAGGTTTCTAACTGTGCCCTGGAGAGCTGTTGCTTCTCCAGCTCTGCCCTGCCCATGAGGCAAACAGCTGGTCGACTGATTTTTAGTGTTGGTTCTTGGTTCTCACCTTTGTTTCCTACCAGAGCTGgatcctggcctcaaactccagcCAGCTTAGGCTGTGATCCTCTGTCCTGGGCACCAGGGctccccctgcccaccccagcaGAGATGCTGCTTTATGCCTGCATCCTCCCTCAGCACACGTGGCCTTCATCTTCAGTTCTGGCGCCCACCTAATCTGCCTCGTCCCACACGCCACCTCTAGATAGAGCCCTAGAAAGTGATGTTGGCCTGAAACTGAGtcatataaacatttttctgtagAAAAGACCAGATCCTGTCCTTGTTGAGATAGGAAATCTGTAGTCAGTTTATGTGTTACCTGCACTCGTAGGGGAGCGGAGGGAAGACCACGAACCTCCTCTTGACTTAACAAAGAGAATTCGAGGTATTTATGTGTTGAGATATGTCACTTACGACATGCATCTCAGCTCCACTTTCTACCTAGGCGCAACCCTGGCCCAAGAACTAATACAAAGGGTACGGAATATTATTTCTTAGAatatgactgggcatggtggcgcacacctgtagtcccagctactcaggaagctgaggtgggaaggatgtGACATGAGGGGGTCTGCTGGCTGCTGTGGTCCATGGCAGGGGGGCAGCCCTGGTTTCATGAGCTCAGAACCCAGCCCTGGGGGTTGGAAGCATCCTCCACTGGGCATGTGTGGGCCCTGCAGCCTGTAGCTCCAAAGCACGGTGACTGGTCCCAAGCCCAGTGTGGTGGAGACGGAGATTAGGGCAGGAACCAGGGGGATTCAGGGGTGGAGGAGGGAAGCCGCAGGGCAGTTGATGGGCACATCAGATCCTGCGGACATGGTGTGCAGACCCCGAACCCTGGCAGAGGAGCAAGGATTCTTTGGTGAGCAATTGATCCCTTCACCAAGACAAGGAAAGGCTGGGAGAGTGAGTCAGGTGGAGCTCCGGGGAGATCAGCAATTCCGTTTGAGACACTTGTGGGAGAACACATAGGAAGGGAGGGGCCGCACCCAAACCCCACAGCCCCTGAAAGGCGAACCTTTAATCTGAGGTTCATGTTCTTCTCcccagcaccaagaggatggtggcCCTTGGCCTCCTGGTGCAGAGCATCAGTCCCGCGCTGGGAGTGTGGAGAGATGTGTGGGAAGCAAGCCGTTCTTGAGGAAGTGGGGCCCACAGAGAAGTCAGCAGCCCCTTAGCCCTCACGCTTCCAAGGAACAGAACGATGGAGAAGCCTGCAGGCAGAAAAAAGAAGACGCCGACCCCGAGGGAGGAAGCAGATGTGCAGAAGGGCATACTCAGAGAGGAGAAGGCGTCCGGGGACAGAAAGCCACCCGAGAGGCTCACTGTGCCCAGGAAACCCCGCACAGAGCCCCGCCTGAGTCCTGAAGACGAAGAGCACATCTTTGATGCCTTCGACGCTTCATTTAAAGATGACTTTGAGGGGGTTCCcgtgttcattccttttcagagGAAGAAACCCTATGAGTGCAGTGAGTGTGGGCGGATGTTTAAGCACAAGACAGACCACATTCGCCATCAGAGGGTCCACACGGGAGAGAAGCCCTTCCAGTGTGTGCAGTGCGGGAAAGCCTTCCGGCACAGCTCCGACGTCACCAAACACCAGAGGACTCACACAGGAGAGAAGCCCTTCAAATGCGGGGAGTGCGGGAAAGCCTTTAACTGTGGCTCCAATCTCCTGAAACATCAGAAGACGCACACCGGGGAGAAGCCCTACGAATGCACGGACTGTGGGAAAGCCTTTGCCTACAGCTCCTGTCTCATCCGCCATCGGAAACGCCACCCTCGGAAGAAGCCCTGAGCTGGGGCCGTCTGTGGACTCAGGCCCTACAGTGCGAGCCTCGCCGGCCGCCTGCTCCATGGCTCCCTCGTGTTCAGCGTCTGGTGGGGTAACAGGGCCATGTGCACTGTGTTCCGTGCCCTGGGGACCCCCGGAAAATCAGCCTGGTCAGATGTGGGAACGTACAAACGAGCGAGCGACCTTTCCACTGCGGAGAATCTCTTTGGATCAAGACACTGCAGTAATGTAGAAGCCACCAGAGGCTCCTTGCAGCCACAGACCATTTTCCAAGTTCTTTGATGGCTCACGGGGCTCAGCACCAGAGAGCAGGGTGTGTTCACTGCCATCCGTGGGACGGGTTTGGGTCACCTCAGAGCACCCAGCGGCAGAGGCTCCTGGTGTGGCGGGCGGCCGAGCACTTCCCGCTGCCACCTGCCTGTGATGTCCTCTGTGCTTAAGCCTTTCATCTGCCGCTGAACGCCCCAGTCTGGACACTCTGCTCTCTGGGTCCCCGAGCTCTGCAGCGAGCCCCAGGACCACTCGTCCCTTCCCGGCCTCTGTGCGCGAACTGTGCTTGGTTCTCTGGCTTCTCTCCTCCTGCTGGAGCGCCAGTCCCTGAGCTCAGACCCCGTCCCTGGAACTGGGCCACACCCCGCGCCCTCGGCCCAGCCTTGCTCCCAGAGAGGCGGCCTGACTTACCTGGATGGACTCGGGACAAAGGTTCCTCAGGACCTTAGACACCACCACCTGCTGAGCTTCCTGCCCCAGCCACGTGGTGGGGCCCCTGGGGTGCCCTCAGCAGCTTCAGTCCAGCCTGCATCTGCCCCTTGGCCTTCCGACGTTGGTGGGCCCCAGCCCCACGGAGCAGCCCAGTATTCAGGTTAGTTCCATTTCTTCATGCCCGTACCAGTCCTGTCCCACCCCATGGCAGgtccacaggcctgtgccaccttTGTGTCCATCCAGGAGCACTGTGGACAGGACCCTGTGCTCTCTAGGGACTGGTTTATAAGAGGGTAGAAAGTGACTTTGTCAACCAGGAGGTAATATGGTTTTTTATTGGGAAATGTTGGCGCCTCTGTTGTCAGCTGTTTAGACATGAAACACTAATCATGGCCCTAGTCTTTGGGGATTCTGTCCTGGAAGGAGGGTCCCGATTCGAGCTGGAGACAGCCTTGGCCTTGTCCATTGAGCAGTCTCAGAAACGGAGTGGGGGACACTGCCTGGATAATGGAGAGCAGTCATGTCTGGGTGGAAACGTTTACTGGGTTAACACGTTTTTCCTGCCGCAGTCTTTCTGAGGGCTGTAATATTCCTGCCATACCAGCTTGGCCACCGTGGGGTCACTTGGAAAGAGAGCCTCTTGGCAGGCCTCCCCTCCCACTAGAAGGATGCTTCGATCCCTGCACTCAGACGTGTTGGAAGCACATTCCACATCAAAGTGGGTCTCTTCTCCCAGCTGCTTCCGCTGCTGGCCTGGCCAGAGGAGCCTGTTCCATGGCAGGGAGTCCTGAGTGCCGCCACTTGTAGTATCGTGAGGAGGTTGCCCGGCTCCCGGCCTCTCTCATGCCCACTGCCCGTGGGCCGCACTGACAGATGCATCTCCTCActtcccacagaaatagaaatagccTAGAACTAACCACACAGTCACCCACACTAGTTTTGCCTCTGGCCTGGTTAACGTTCTATATAGCAGGTCTGAGAGCCCAGCCCGTCACCTGCTCGCACTGGGTCCTGACCTGCAGGGCAGCATCTCCCAGATGGCTGCAGGGCTCTCTGAGGTCGGGTGACACTCAGTGCGTGAGCTGGCTGTGGACCCAGGCTGGTCTACCCAGAaggccccaccaccaccacgcccccaTGGCATTGCTGGTGTGGCTGTGCTCGCCTGCGGGCCCTGCCTTGTTTGGGTTGGGGCTGTGTTGGCCTCATCAGACGTGTTGCCTGGGGGGGGGTCTGCTCTCGGGACCGCACTGGAGGGGTCTCCCTGAGCACAGGTGAGCAGGTGACTCACCAGAGAGGAGCCGTGGCACCTGTGGCCTCCTGATGGTCCTGCCACCGCAGTCGCTGCTGGAAGCATGGCCTTCGTGGCTTCTCAGTGGCCCATGGTCCCAGTGGGGGTAGGTAGGTGGCAAGTCCCGTGGTGCTGTGTAGCTGCCTCGGTGATGACTGTCTCACACTGTTGGGTGTGTGCTGGGGAGGCCAGTCTTCCCGTGGGGCTCCCTGGGGCTGTGGTCAGCCCACTGCTGTCAGCAAGGGGGTGAGGGGGTGAGGGGGTGAGGGGGTGAGGGAGCGAGGGGCGGGCAGCCTCGGCCTCACCTAGATAGACTGCCCCTGGATGCCGCCGGCAGACCACGGCCAGTGTTGACCCCCACAGGGCAGAACATCTTGGTGGGCCCCCTGCCCCGGATCTCCTTATGCAGCCGTTCCCGGTATGTCCCTGAGGCTGGATGGCCTCAGCCAAGCTGTCACCAGGAGAGGAAGACTTGCACTCCCAGAAATGGACATCTCAGGAGGTGAAATTGTTCAGAAGTAGCCATCAGAGCACATGCGACGTGTGGTCCTGGATCGGAAGAGTTGCTTTGAAGGACTTGCTGGGATGTTTGGCTGACCTGGAGTGTAGACTCCAGGCACAGTCAACTGTAGGCACAGCCGGCACCAGCGCCGCAGGGACAGGGCAGTCCTCACTGATGCCCTCCTACTGCAGACGCACACCGAGGCTCTCGGCCGCAGAGCATGACGTCACCAGCGCAGCAGGGACAGGGTAGTCCTCACTGATGCCCTCCTACTGCAGACGCACACCGAGGCTCTCGGCCGCAGAGCGTGACGCCTGCAGTTCACGCCAATGGTGTGTGCGCGTCACTGGAGAGTGACAGGAGACTGGCTCAATGTCAGTCATGGGGAATCTAGAACacaggttggcaaacttttccgATGAAGGGTCAGACAGGAAGTATTCTTGGCACTGCAGCCGTACGGCCTATGCCTTAGCACCCACAGGGGACCACagaaggttggggaccactgcttgAAACAACTAGCTCTCCCATGAAGAGCAGGTCCCCACCCTGCTGTGTAGGGCAATAGCAGCTGTCAGTGGCATACGAATGAACGAGCACGGCTGTgccaagaaaactttatttacaggctgggcgcggtggctcacgcctgtaatcccaccactttgggaggctgaggcgggcggatcatgaggtcagaagatcgagaccatcctggctaacacggtgaaaccctgtctctactaaaaatacaaacaattagtcgggtacggtggtgggcgcctgtagtcccagctacttgggaggctgaggcaggagaatggtgtgaacccgggaggcgaagctggcagtgagccaagatcacaccactgcactccagcctgggcgacagagcgagactccgtctcaaaaaaaaaaaaaacactttatttacCAACATAGGAGGTGGGCTGGATGTGCCTGTGGGCCATTGCTTGCTAATCCTGTCCTAGGTGAAGGGTGCATTAGAGCTCCTGGTATAGTTTGGACGTCTGTCCCCTCCAGATCTTATGtggaaatgtgatccccagtgctgGAAGGAGGCCTGGCGGGAGGTACtagggtcatgggggcagatccctcgggaatggcttggtgccctcctcacagtaatgagtgagttctcacttcGTAGGTTCACGGGAGAGCTAGTTGTTTAAAGCAGTGGTCCGCAACCTTCCTGGCACCTGGGAccagtttttccatggacagggaGTGGTgtggatggtttcaggatgaaactgtcccacctcagatcatcaggcatttgaTTCTCAtgaggagcacacaacctagatccctcgcacgCAGTTCACAGTGGGATTCGCAGTCCAGTGAGAATCTCATGCCACCGCTGATctcacaggaggcggagctcagacGGTAATGCTCGCTCGCCTGCCgcccacctcctgctgtgtggtccatttctaacaggccatggacccaTCTTGAGGTTGGGGACTCCTGGATTAAAGAGCCTGGCGCCTTCTCCTGTCTCTCTTGatccctccctgcagcctcaccagaagccaagcagatagCTACACAGCCCGCAGAACCGCGAGGCAAGTCAACCCCTTTATAAAAacttacccagccttgggtattctTTTACAgtaacacaaaatgaactaacacaACTCCTAATCCTGGCACAGTTTCTCTGTGTCTTAGCGTTCTTCAGAATTAGCTATTGGCAGGGAAGAGATGGCGTCAGAAGTCAGGAACTCGGACACAAGAAAGAAACCAGGGGGCGGGGCAGGGAGCTGCTCAGGGCAGGCATCCTCTGCTGTCTGTCAGGATGTGCCAGGGAGGGTGGTGAGTGTGGACACAGCTGTCTAGGACGGCCTGGGAGACTGGCACGCATGCCCTGGTGGTGTCTGCATTAGGTTTGATTTTACTTACGATAATATGATCATTGCTTTTCCCTGTTACTGACAGTGGGAggcattaccttttttttttttttttttttttttttgacagagtctcattctgtcgtcaggctggagtgcagtggcgtgatctcagctcactgccgcctccacctcccgcggtcaagcgattcccctgcttcagcgtcctgagtagctggaactacaggcatgcgccaccacgcccggcgaatttttgtatttttagttgggacggggtttcaccatgttggccagaaagGAAGCGTT from the Papio anubis isolate 15944 chromosome 8, Panubis1.0, whole genome shotgun sequence genome contains:
- the ZFP41 gene encoding zinc finger protein 41 homolog encodes the protein MEKPAGRKKKTPTPREEADVQKGILREEKASGDRKPPERLTVPRKPRTEPRLSPEDEEHIFDAFDASFKDDFEGVPVFIPFQRKKPYECSECGRMFKHKTDHIRHQRVHTGEKPFQCVQCGKAFRHSSDVTKHQRTHTGEKPFKCGECGKAFNCGSNLLKHQKTHTGEKPYECTDCGKAFAYSSCLIRHRKRHPRKKP